Genomic window (Candidatus Neomarinimicrobiota bacterium):
ATGATCTCATTTTTATTTCCTGTTTACTTTTTTCCAAAAGCTGATCCCAGGTAATACTTGCTGGATGGTCAATGGAGCTATTATCCATCACCACCATCATCTCCAAGAATGTTGTATCTTCAATGAATGAAACAATCTTCTCAGCTTGTGCCTTGTCCTCTACAAAGACCACTTTGGCCTCTGAATTGATAATGATGTACTTTATTTGATTGGGGACAAGCGTTGGATATATGGAAACTGTAACACCACCCAGACAAATTGTGGCGAAGTCGGCCATGGCCCATTCAGGACGATTATTAGAAATGATTCCAACTCGGTCTCCTTTACCAACGCTCGATGCAGAAAGTCCAAAAGACAACTTGGTAACGATTTGTTCAATTTCTCTAAAGCTGAAACTATTCCAAATACCATCATTATTTTTACAATAGTATGTTTGTCGATTAGCGTGACGGCGGCAATTATCAAGAAAAAGAGCAGCGAGTGTAGCGTATTGTTCCACAGATAACAAATCTGAAACAGTTCAGATTGAGGATTCGAAATATATTGACAAATCAGAGACGAAGTCTATATTTTTCCCGCCTCCCAATCGGACTATTTTGCCGGGATGGCGGAATTGGTAGACGCGCCTGACTCAAAATCAGGTGATGGCAACATCGTGTGGGTTCAAGTCCCTCTCCCGGCACATATTTTCTTTACGTTTCTTTTTTAAGTTACCCAGTTCCTAATTCAATAATTATCCGAAGTCCCATGGTTCAATTAATTCTTTATTTGCCTTGAAGCATTAGTTTATTTATTACCCACATCTTATCCACAAATAAGGGGGAACCAACGTTAGGAAAGACTATCTAAAGGACTTTATAAGGAATATCTAAAACCAGCCTATTTAATTTAATGGTTACTTTAGGTAAAATTGTTTACCGACTATAACAAGGAAGAATATCCACCTCTGATGCTTTACTAGAGATGATTTTTCTATTACTCGAAAAAGCTTGACACAAATGAGAATCACACCGTATCTTTTCTTCGAGGCCCTGAAAAGCCTCTCCCGCGAGGTAGGGGTAGATCTTCTAAATGCTCCGAGGTCATGAAGAAGACTACCCCTATTTTTATGTACATACCTGATAATTGAGTAAAAAGAATAAAAAAAGGGGAACACAGGCATCCCCCTTTTTTTATTTTATTTTTGACTAGAGTCTAGCGATTACGCCCAGTTTTTTTCTCATCCACCTCCTTTGGTGGTACACGCTCATTCAGATCCGTTACATCTGTCTCCACTGTTGTGAGTCGCTGATCCAAATCACCGATGAATCTTCGCTGCTGGCGCTTGAATGAGTTAAAGTCTGTCTCGTGTTCTTCCCTGGCTTTAGCTTCGTTCGCAAAGGACTGTTCAGTATCACGTTGAAAATTTTCCAGATCCAACGCCACCGTTTCAATGTTACGACCAAGTGAATCGGTCACATGATTGATGCGCTGTGTATTGAACACAATATCTTTTTGAGCTTTGCGAAGGTGCTTTCCACGACCTATGAACTGGAGATTAAGCGTTTTCAGATCACTCCTAAATTCTTTGTTAACATCGTCAACATGCTTGATTTGGAGTTGCTCCATATCATCCATTCTTGCGAACATTTGGTCGGTGGTCGATTTGAAGTACACGGCGGCGCCAATCCATGCAACCACAATCAATATCAACAACTTATCCCTGGTTTCCATCGTCTCTCCCTTTTATTTCTTTTCCATCTCCTCAAGTTTACGTTCCCATGCACTAATTTCTTTTTTGTCCGAAACTGGTTCCGATGAAGTATCTGTGACGTCTTCCATGACACCGGACCTTATTTTTTCCAACAATTCATCCCGGCGATCGCTATTTACTTTCAGTTGGCCCGTGAGTGTCTGAACTTCTTTATTGAATTCGCTGACTGTTCTCTCCAACCGTGATATGAGTTCATCCATCAAAACTGTACCGTAAGAGTCATTGATACCATCCATCAGGTCATCAAGTTTCTCAGAAAGATAACTTTTCCTAGCATCAGCATTTTGTAGATCTACACCCATTATATCTATTCAATAACAGTTCTTACTTATCAATGCGGACGAATGTGCCACATTGAATGTAATTTAATTCTCCTCTCATTTCAATAAAACCCAAATAGTTAAGATACACCGCACAATTGCGGGTGCAAAGGTTAGCAAAATCACCGGGTAACATCAACTATTTTTTTAATATAGCCGGCAACTGTTGTTTTGGCCAATTGGCAAACAGCGTATCAGCTAGGACGTCTATGTCAGGAGCCGGATATTCAGAAAATATACCTGTCATAACCGGACGTTCATACTGAATCTTGAGATTGTGATAACTACCCTCGAAAGAAAAAATTTGGCGGAGCCTGAGATATTCCTCCCCGCCACTAAAATAGACAGAACGTAGTGTGGAAATTAAGCGATCACGGAGTTCATTTTCCGGCGTTTTGAAAGATGACCTCATTACTATTCTAATATCGACTACCCGACCATCAGGGGCAAGTATCCACAACATTGCCCCTCTACCCCTTACATCCTGGTGGGTAGTCAAAACATCCCGAAAAACGGAATCGAACGCCACACGATTTCTTTGCAATGATTTTGACAATTCAACAATGGACCAATTCTGCCTCTCTGGCCAAAATTCAACTTGATGTTCCCCTTCACGCACGGCTATGTACCTCTGGTCTTCTTGATACTCGTTATAGGCTCTTAATCTCATTTGACGTTCTTTCAAAGTTTGTTCTCTTTCCAATTTTATTTCCTTGCCCAATACCATCTGTCTCAATTCCTCCGCTTCACGGATCGCAACATCCTCTTTTTTATTGTCCAGCACCCTGTCCCATTTGGCAAACCCCTTTAATTCTATCGCTTCTATAACGGGATCGAAAATAGCCCGCTGGAAACGGTCGCCGAGATTGTTGGAAGCATCCTGCATCACCTGTTCACTTCCTGATGCAACACCCACTTTTGAAGCTCGGCGGAAGGTCCTGACCTCAGAATAAATGACGATAGTCAATCTGTCCTGTGCACTGACAAAAGCAACATAGTAGATCGGCCTGAACAGTCGATTGATAATCCGCAGTTCAGTTGTGAAGTAGTTGTCTACCTCATGATAATCTGAAATCTTATAGCCAAGCTCTTCGAAGACGATCTGTGCCTCTTTGAGAGCATCTCTCTTGATGCTGGTATACTCGAAAGTTCGCACCATTGGCAGGTTGGACTGGCACGAGGAAAACCGGAAAGTGTTAAGAAATATTAAAGAGAGACAGGTAAGCCTGGCCGAGGTTCTTCTGCCCGACCCGCTAATAGATGTCACTCAACGATTTTTCACTTGTCGCACCGGTAGTATCATCCACAGCGGTGTTGAAAAATTGGGTATTGTAGTAGTAAAGCCTTACGGATCGCGATGTCTCTTCGAACACAGGAGGATCGTTAGTTGACTGTGGCACCACAGCTTCAAGGAGAAGTTCAATGCTAGCCGTCTCAACAGACCAGGAAGAGCGAAAATAGGCACGACTCAGCTTGGGAAAACTTGAGAAAAGGTACTCCCTGTCTGTACCCATCTCATTCTGGCTAGTTCTCATGGGAGAACCGTATTTTTCAGAGAGCGCTTTTTCGATGCGTTGGAAATGTGCTATATACTCATCAATCCCTTCATTAAGATCAAGGTCACCATAATCAATGACCACTTTCCAAAATCCAAGATCAGAAAAGTGATATATGAAAGAGACAGTGTCATCACCTAACGTTCCGTGGATTGTTTTACTGGTACCTAAACTGTCTATGGTCCCGCCAGCAGCAGCATCCTCAGCAGGCCCTTGAAGCTGATCAATGGTTGCTCCCCACGCCAACCCTTTATAGCCAACAACCAGCCCTTCACTGGCAGCCGGTACTGCTTCATCGGAAATCTCGGTGGTGTCCTCCTCAGTTTCCTCCATCATAAGGTCATCTTCTTCCATAAACGTGGTGTCGGCTTCTTCCTGTGCAAAAAGTGTGGCAAAAAGCATCATAACGCAAATAATCAAATGTCTCATCTCTAATCCTCCAGGAGAATTTTAGCTCTCCGCCTGTTCTGATTTATTATCATGCCCCAGCAGATAAGGGAAATAGTTCAGCAAATAATAAGCGAGGAACGTCAGGAAAGCACCTTGAAGGAGCATTCCAACGCCGCAGCACATCCCAATAACTGTAACTACCCAGAGTGGTGATATGGCTTGAAGAGTTTCGAATAAGTCTCCCTCGTTTTGAAACTGACTGTAAGAAATAAAACCGATGACCACAAACACGGCACCGGCCAGCAATCCTGAATTTAACTCCTGTGAAACGGCTGTAACAGCTGCCGTCACCACAGATATTAGGGCATAAAAGCCGACGCGGTCCCTTGGCATGGCTGTTCCTTTTCCCAGTGAGAAAGCAACAACAAAAGCTGCAGCCACGAGTATCTTAATGGCAAAGGCGATAGCGCTCAGCATAACTTCACAATATCTTTATGAGGATTTTTGAACTAACCTCGGATTCACCAAGTCTAAGCAAAGATTGAGAGAATCTCAAAGAAAAACTGTGGAAGGACTCTCTATGATATAATTTTGCCAATCCTGTTGAAACGGGGCCCATCACCATTAAAACCCCAAGACATATAGATAATAACAGCCTCACCAAGAATCAGCTCTTCCGGCACAAACCCCCAATACCGGGAATCGGCGCTGTCGTCACGATTGTCCCCCATCATCCAGTAGTAATTTTGCTCTACGTTATAGCTTGAAATCCAATTCATGGGTTCACCATCCATCCAGAGGAAGTTCAGCGCCTCATCAGTAAACTGGAAGTTCCATACGTTTAAAAGCTCCCCATCAGGATTGTGCTGATTATAGTACTGTTTGTATAGCCTCTCCATTTTCTCCGGACGGTAAGGTTCTGAGTAAAAAATATTGTGGATCCACTTTCCAAGTCCGGACACATACCGCCGGGCGATATCATTGGCGTCCTTCATAGTAAAAATGTATTCACTTGTTATACCATTCCCTTTAAGCGTCACCTCATGACCATCCATGAGCATAAGAGGAAGTAGATAATCCCAGTCGGTATCTTTGTTGATGGCAACCTCATCCCCAGCGGCAGGTAATCTGATGGGACCAAAATTATCCCTGTTCCACTCTTCCCGCAAAAATATCCCCGGCTGCCTGAGCCCGTTTTGGAGAACTGTTCGATCAATCAGTTTCCCATGTTCCGGCAGTTCGAATTCTTCGCTGTCTACCCAAACTTTCTTTCCCCGAACCTTAATAGTCTGGCCCGGCTCAGCAACGCACCTTTTTACATACTTCTGGAAATGGTCGCGAGGATATTTGAAAATGACCACGTCTCCTTGGTGGGGTTTTCTGAAATGGGGGAACCGTAACCATGGTACATAGAAGCCCAGTTGGGTGTATGGAATACCGATCCAGTCGGGCGTCCGCATACCGTAGACAAACTTGTTGCCGATAAGAAAATCACCTGTCATGATGGTGTTTTCCATGGAGCCCGTAGGAACGATGTATGCCTCAACAACGGTGGCCCTCAGAGAAAGAGCGATAATAAGAATAATCAGAAGAGATTTGATCTCCTGCAATATTCGTGCAACTCGATTATCGTACATAGGCGGCGAATTTAGCTTATGATTGGCGACTGTACAAAGAAGGGTATAATAACCTTATTGAAAACTGTCATCCTGTTAATCAGTCGAGACAATTGATGTAATGGTTCAACTGTGGCCTGCCATTACCAAAACGGACAGTCATAAGATCAAATCTGCAGTCTGATATGGATTCATTATTTGACAAGTAAATATTCATGGCGTTAAAAAGTTTCTCAACTTTTGAATCATTCATTTCATCTTCCGGCCTGCCCAGTTTTTCTTGTGCCGCCGATTTCACCTTTAGGAATACCACTGTATCATCTTCTTTGGCCACAACATCAATCTCACCATAAGGTGCAGCGCTATAGTTCATTGTTAAAACACAGTATCCTTTCCGGATCAGTTCCCGGGCGGCCAACCGTTCTCCCCATTTTCCCAGCAACCGTTGTTTTTTAAGATGAGTCAATGAAGGCATATGGTCACTTACTGGGCGAAATAATTTCCGATGAATAGGACAGGCGAGATAGTTACGCAAATTTAACAGGTGCTCGGCTGTTCCGTAACCTTTATGTCTGGTAAAACCGTATTCAGGAAAGACAATATCATAATTCCTCATGAGTCTATCGCGGGTCACTTTTGCAATGATGGAGGCAGCACTGATAGTATGTACTTTGTCATCACCATCAATGATACCCTTGTTCTTTACCACCTGGTCGGGCAGACCGTGTCCGTCAATCAATGCTTCATCCGGCTGGGGTGACAATCCCCCCAGAGCCAGCCGCATGGCTCT
Coding sequences:
- a CDS encoding MgtC/SapB family protein, whose amino-acid sequence is MLSAIAFAIKILVAAAFVVAFSLGKGTAMPRDRVGFYALISVVTAAVTAVSQELNSGLLAGAVFVVIGFISYSQFQNEGDLFETLQAISPLWVVTVIGMCCGVGMLLQGAFLTFLAYYLLNYFPYLLGHDNKSEQAES
- the lepB gene encoding signal peptidase I → MYDNRVARILQEIKSLLIILIIALSLRATVVEAYIVPTGSMENTIMTGDFLIGNKFVYGMRTPDWIGIPYTQLGFYVPWLRFPHFRKPHQGDVVIFKYPRDHFQKYVKRCVAEPGQTIKVRGKKVWVDSEEFELPEHGKLIDRTVLQNGLRQPGIFLREEWNRDNFGPIRLPAAGDEVAINKDTDWDYLLPLMLMDGHEVTLKGNGITSEYIFTMKDANDIARRYVSGLGKWIHNIFYSEPYRPEKMERLYKQYYNQHNPDGELLNVWNFQFTDEALNFLWMDGEPMNWISSYNVEQNYYWMMGDNRDDSADSRYWGFVPEELILGEAVIIYMSWGFNGDGPRFNRIGKIIS
- a CDS encoding ribonuclease HII; protein product: MKLIAGVDEAGRGPIAGPVVAAAVILPEGCQIEGVRDSKKISEKKREVLYGHIRNVATSVGVGIVHEDDIEKLNILQATHRAMRLALGGLSPQPDEALIDGHGLPDQVVKNKGIIDGDDKVHTISAASIIAKVTRDRLMRNYDIVFPEYGFTRHKGYGTAEHLLNLRNYLACPIHRKLFRPVSDHMPSLTHLKKQRLLGKWGERLAARELIRKGYCVLTMNYSAAPYGEIDVVAKEDDTVVFLKVKSAAQEKLGRPEDEMNDSKVEKLFNAMNIYLSNNESISDCRFDLMTVRFGNGRPQLNHYINCLD